CCGCGCACCAGCACCTCGCTTCCGAAGAGCCAGCCCGCCAGCACCGCGGCGACGAAGGTCAGCCCCGAGGCCGCGACGAGAAACGGGATCCGGCGGTGAACCAGGTCAGGTCTGTAGACTCGCATGGGCGCCCTTTCCGGACTCGATTGCCACCACGTCGATTTGCGTACGGCATCCTACTCGGTCCGGATCATCCCCGCGCCGGGAATTTGCGGCACGGGGACAGGTTTTTTCGTGTCAGCCCGTGCGGCCTCAGAGCCCGAGCCGGACGCGCGCCTCGTCGAGCACCGCGGCCAGCTGGTCGGGCGCGTCCTTGACCGAGGCCAGCGCCGACTTGGTCGCCTCCTTGGCGGCGAAGCCGAGGTCGGATTGCTCGATGTAGGCGACGGCCTTGTCGTAGTCGAAGCCCTCGACGGTGAAGAGCTCGTGCACCTGCTCGTCGGTCATGTTCGCCACCTCGGCCCCGGCGGCCGCGGTGCTGTCCATCGCCGAGCCGGCCGCGCCCTGGGCCTTGGCCACCGCCGCTTCGGACGAGGCGAGGGCGCTGTCGCTCGCGGACTTGGCGGTCGCCATCGCGTCCTTCGTCGCGTCCGAGACGGCCTCGGCGGCGCCCTCGACGGTCTCGGCGGCCTTGCCGGCGGCGTCCGAGATCGCATCCATCGCGTTGTTGGCGGCCTCGCCCGCCTTGTCCATCGCCTCGCGTCCCGCCGCGGCGGCATCGTCGGCGGCCTTTTCAAGGGTCTGCGCGGCATCATCCGCCGCGGCCCCGGCCTCGGACCCGGCATTTTCCATGGTCTGATCCACTGTCCCGGTCACCGTCTCGTCGCTGCCGACGGGAACCCCCTCGTCCCCGCCCCGCATTCCGAAGACCACGATGCCCAGCAGCACCACGGCGCCCACGATCAGAATCGCTTGTCTCATCTCAGATGTCTCCAGTCTCGCATGAGTGTCGCGTCGGTGTGAGATAGGCATTCACCTTGCCATGATCACCGGGGGCGTGGGCTCTCGGCGGCCTCTCGCGCGGCGGATGAGCGGGTTGAGGCTCGCTGCGCCGCAAGTTCGGCCAATTGTCGCTTGAAACACCCGGCCCGGAGCACTACTTTGCGCGCCTACGAGACACGGCAACAAAGGACGAAAACCATAGCTCGCAGACCTCACAACGCGCCCCCGACGCGCGACACCGGCCCCCGCGTCAACGATCGCATCCGGGGTCCTGAAATCCGTCTGATCGGCGCTGAAGGCGAAAACCTCGGTGTCCAGACTCCCGCGCGCGCGCTGGAGATGGCAGAGGAAGCGGGGCTCGATCTGGTCGAGATCTCGCCCAACGCCAAGCCGCCCGTCTGCAAGATCATGGACTTCGGCAAGTTCAAGTACGAACAGCAGAAGCGTGAAAGCGAAGCCCGCAAGAAGCAGAAGACCATCGAGGTCAAGGAAGTCAAGTTCCGCCCCGGCACCGACACGCACGACTACGACGTCAAGATGCGCAACGTGCTGAAGTTCCTCGAAGGCGGCGACAAGGTGAAGATCACCCTGCGCTTCCGTGGCCGCGAGATGGCGCACCAGAACCTTGGCCGCGACCTGCTCGAGCGCGTGGCGGAAGACGTCAAGGAAGTGGGCAAGGTCGAGAACATGCCCAAGATGGAAGGCCGCCAGATGGTCATGATGATCGGTCCGGCCCCCAAGTGATACGTTCCAAGTGATCCCCTCCGGGATCCGCTGAGGAAAACCCGCCGCGCTGCCGCCGGCGGGTTTTGCTTTTCCGGGGGCCATTTTTTCCTGCAGAGAGGCCCGGGCGGTCAGCCTTCGCGCGGGCGCGGGCGCGAGGGCGGCTCCTTCAGCAGCCCGCCGACGCCCATGGCGGCGATCTCCGCCGGGCTCACCTCGACCCCGCAGACCACCCGCTCGAGCACCCAGTCGGCGCCGTTGATCGCCGGAGAGCGGGCGCAGCCCGGCAGGCCAATCACCGGTCGCGTGCCGAGACTGCCGAAGAACAGCAGGTTGCCGGGGTCCACCGGCATGCCGAAATGCCGGACCTCTCCCCCCGCCGCGCGCAGCGCCTCGGGGGCGACGTCGTGCAGGTCGGAGGTGGCCGAGCCGGTGAGGATGAGGATGAGATCGCCCGGCGCCTCGCGGATCGCCTCGGCCAGCGGCGCGGTGCGGTGCGGGACGAGGACGCGCGGGCCGAGCTCGGTGCCGAAGCGCTCGAGCCTTGCGCGGGTGGCGCGGCGCCCCTTGTCGCCGGGATCGGTGCCGACCTCGGTCTCGATCAGCGTGGCGCTCTTCGCCACCGGCCCGCGCAGGCGCAGCGCCCCGCCCTGCGCCGCGGCGCAGGCGGCGTCGAGCGCGGCCTCGGGCACGGCGTAGGAGATGATCTTGACCGTCGCCACCATGGCCCGCGGCGCGCAGCGCTGCCAGGGCCGGAGCGTGGCCACGGTGATCATCGGGTGCACCGCGTTGACCGCGTCGATCCGCGCCGCGTCGACCTCGAGCACGCCGGGGCCGAGCGCGTGCAGGTTCACCCGCCCCGTGGTCGCCGGCCCGATGCGCAGCTGCGCGGCGGAGGGGGCCGGCAGCAGCGCCTCGGCCAGTCGGCGCGCCGCCACGTCCTCGGCCACGTCGCCGGGCTCGAGCCGGGCCGCGATCACCTCGGTGA
The Salipiger sp. H15 DNA segment above includes these coding regions:
- the infC gene encoding translation initiation factor IF-3, producing the protein MARRPHNAPPTRDTGPRVNDRIRGPEIRLIGAEGENLGVQTPARALEMAEEAGLDLVEISPNAKPPVCKIMDFGKFKYEQQKRESEARKKQKTIEVKEVKFRPGTDTHDYDVKMRNVLKFLEGGDKVKITLRFRGREMAHQNLGRDLLERVAEDVKEVGKVENMPKMEGRQMVMMIGPAPK
- a CDS encoding molybdopterin-binding protein, with the translated sequence MKFGPVPLAEAGGAVLAHSVSLPGAKLKKGHVLTDADLDRMRDTGLTEVIAARLEPGDVAEDVAARRLAEALLPAPSAAQLRIGPATTGRVNLHALGPGVLEVDAARIDAVNAVHPMITVATLRPWQRCAPRAMVATVKIISYAVPEAALDAACAAAQGGALRLRGPVAKSATLIETEVGTDPGDKGRRATRARLERFGTELGPRVLVPHRTAPLAEAIREAPGDLILILTGSATSDLHDVAPEALRAAGGEVRHFGMPVDPGNLLFFGSLGTRPVIGLPGCARSPAINGADWVLERVVCGVEVSPAEIAAMGVGGLLKEPPSRPRPREG